From Microbacterium invictum, the proteins below share one genomic window:
- a CDS encoding glycoside hydrolase family 3 protein: protein MITSQPAIRSHRKPILEVDGLEFRDLDGDGALTPYEDWRLAPRERARDLTGRLSAAQKAGLMIIGSHYMAGSPWVAEHGGMPDLRADPSVLVRRPAPDETGSFLRAEDGYARHQMITGEPLDAPRLHASSSRGAVHDRHQRRFIVRDNPSAGDLARWANELQELAEDTQFGIPVMLVSNPRNHVGTGGTLGIREATGVFSEWPGELGLAAIGDEALVRRFAEIARREWRAAGLHKIYGYMADVPSEPRWSRFDGTLGEDPEAAGRLIAAMVRGFQGAKLDAESVALTVKHFPGGGVRTDGHDPHFAWGQENEYPTAGSLEKYQLPPFRAAIDAGVASVMPYYSKPVNTSADQLPTDLRADDGRQFEEVAFAYNKALITGLLRERLGFTGYVNTDSGVLDGMAWGVQGLTSSERWAKIIRAGSNVVSDEVDPAGLLAALAAGIVEEHELDASVALLLEEMFALGLFENPYVDPAHADEVAADAGTREEAEAAQRRSVTLLRNDRGLLPLPKDISRVYVEAFARNGAAGLTAMLREAVAAQAPGAVLIDDPADADAAIVWLVPAISLFGGDDRPDVPLTVTLPDRGIDTERVRDIQEAVPTVLVINFTNPWVIADVEPAAAAVVATYGISAANLSAVLFGDDEPRGRLPLTVPADEAAVADSPRDVPGMFCGPDYAYVDSAGHAYTHGFGLGRWAARPFAGGYE from the coding sequence ATGATCACCTCACAGCCCGCCATCCGCTCCCACCGAAAGCCGATCCTCGAGGTCGACGGACTGGAGTTCCGTGACCTCGACGGCGATGGTGCGCTCACCCCGTACGAGGACTGGCGCCTGGCCCCGCGCGAGCGCGCTCGAGATCTGACGGGACGACTGAGCGCGGCACAGAAGGCTGGGCTCATGATCATCGGGTCGCACTACATGGCGGGCTCGCCGTGGGTGGCCGAGCACGGTGGGATGCCGGACCTCCGCGCCGATCCGTCGGTGCTTGTCCGAAGGCCCGCGCCGGATGAGACGGGGTCGTTCCTCCGCGCCGAGGATGGATACGCCCGGCACCAGATGATCACCGGTGAACCGCTCGACGCGCCGCGTCTGCATGCGTCGAGTTCGCGTGGCGCCGTGCACGATCGGCATCAGCGGAGGTTCATCGTGCGAGACAACCCGAGCGCGGGCGACCTGGCGCGGTGGGCGAACGAGTTGCAGGAGCTCGCGGAGGACACCCAGTTCGGCATCCCGGTCATGCTGGTATCCAACCCGCGCAACCACGTCGGAACCGGTGGCACCCTCGGCATCAGGGAAGCGACCGGGGTGTTCTCCGAGTGGCCGGGCGAGCTGGGCCTGGCGGCCATCGGCGATGAGGCCCTGGTGCGGCGCTTCGCAGAGATCGCGCGCCGCGAATGGCGCGCCGCGGGTCTGCACAAGATCTACGGCTACATGGCCGACGTTCCCAGCGAGCCACGATGGAGCCGTTTCGACGGCACGCTGGGTGAAGACCCCGAGGCGGCGGGGCGACTGATCGCAGCCATGGTCCGCGGGTTCCAGGGCGCCAAGCTCGACGCGGAATCGGTGGCGCTGACCGTGAAGCATTTCCCCGGCGGCGGGGTGCGCACCGACGGGCATGATCCGCACTTCGCGTGGGGCCAGGAAAACGAGTATCCCACCGCGGGCAGCCTGGAGAAGTATCAGTTGCCCCCGTTCCGGGCAGCGATCGATGCCGGGGTCGCGTCGGTCATGCCGTACTACTCCAAGCCGGTCAACACGTCCGCCGATCAGCTGCCCACCGACCTGCGCGCCGATGACGGGCGACAGTTCGAAGAGGTCGCGTTCGCCTACAACAAGGCGCTGATCACCGGGCTGCTGCGGGAGCGACTCGGCTTCACCGGGTACGTCAACACGGACTCCGGCGTGCTGGACGGCATGGCGTGGGGCGTGCAGGGGCTGACCAGCTCCGAGCGGTGGGCGAAGATCATCCGCGCCGGCAGCAACGTCGTCAGCGACGAGGTAGACCCCGCCGGGCTGCTCGCAGCACTGGCTGCCGGCATCGTGGAAGAGCACGAGCTCGACGCGTCGGTCGCGCTGCTGCTCGAGGAGATGTTCGCCCTCGGGCTGTTCGAGAACCCGTATGTCGATCCCGCCCATGCCGACGAGGTCGCCGCAGACGCCGGCACCCGCGAGGAGGCGGAGGCTGCGCAGCGCCGCTCGGTCACTCTGCTGCGAAACGATCGCGGACTGCTGCCGCTGCCGAAGGACATCTCGCGCGTCTACGTGGAGGCCTTCGCCCGCAACGGCGCTGCCGGGCTCACAGCGATGCTGCGGGAAGCCGTCGCCGCACAGGCGCCGGGTGCGGTGCTCATAGACGACCCTGCCGATGCCGACGCGGCGATCGTGTGGTTGGTCCCGGCGATCTCGCTGTTCGGCGGCGACGATCGCCCCGATGTGCCGCTCACCGTCACGCTGCCTGACCGCGGCATCGACACCGAGCGGGTGCGGGACATCCAAGAGGCAGTGCCGACGGTGCTGGTGATCAACTTCACCAATCCCTGGGTGATCGCCGACGTCGAACCCGCCGCGGCCGCCGTCGTCGCCACGTACGGAATCAGCGCGGCCAATCTCAGCGCAGTGCTCTTCGGTGACGACGAGCCGCGCGGTCGCCTGCCGCTCACCGTGCCGGCCGATGAAGCCGCTGTCGCCGATTCGCCCCGCGACGTGCCCGGCATGTTCTGCGGCCCCGACTATGCGTACGTCGACAGCGCGGGGCATGCCTACACCCACGGGTTCGGCCTGGGCCGGTGGGCTGCCCGCCCCTTCGCCGGCGGCTACGAGTAG
- a CDS encoding LacI family DNA-binding transcriptional regulator, whose product MLEQTGRGAAGHDAQEGKSVADEIGEVTPPISSHPRRRKAAPTIYDVARLADVNPSTVSRALSQPGRINVKTEQRILSAAKQLNYRLNPMARALPTGRTSTLALLVADITNPMFFNVVRGAERAAARRGYILVIVESQESGEREAEAAQRVLPSVDALVLVTSRLSAESVRELSERKPIVVLNRHVDAVASIVPDLEPGIDEALAHLRSFGHKSLAFLSGPATSWMSATRWRLLFEKAPEYGMSVVEIPTSSPTVDGGRQAQARVRAAGVSAVIAYNDLMAIGLLREAVGQGIRVPGDLSIVGFDDIFGSDFTSPPLTTVRTPLDVIGRLAVERALDLIDDVDDDNGADGAPPLTTELIVRGSTGPAGR is encoded by the coding sequence ATGTTGGAGCAGACCGGCCGCGGTGCGGCGGGCCATGACGCGCAGGAGGGAAAGTCCGTGGCTGACGAGATCGGCGAAGTCACGCCTCCGATATCGTCGCACCCTCGTCGCCGCAAGGCTGCACCGACGATCTACGACGTGGCGCGGCTGGCCGACGTCAATCCTTCGACCGTCTCTCGCGCCCTCAGCCAGCCGGGTCGCATCAACGTCAAGACCGAGCAGCGCATCCTGTCTGCGGCCAAACAGCTCAACTACCGGCTGAATCCGATGGCGCGGGCGCTGCCCACCGGCCGGACGAGCACTCTCGCGCTACTGGTCGCCGACATCACCAACCCGATGTTCTTCAACGTGGTCCGCGGCGCCGAGCGCGCTGCGGCCCGACGCGGCTACATCCTGGTGATCGTCGAGTCACAGGAGTCGGGCGAACGCGAGGCGGAGGCAGCGCAGCGGGTGCTCCCATCGGTCGACGCGCTGGTGCTTGTCACGTCGCGGCTGTCTGCGGAGAGTGTGCGAGAGCTCAGCGAGCGCAAGCCCATCGTGGTGCTGAACCGGCACGTCGACGCGGTCGCCAGTATCGTGCCCGATCTCGAGCCCGGCATCGACGAGGCCCTCGCACACCTCAGATCGTTCGGGCACAAGTCGCTCGCCTTCCTGTCGGGTCCTGCCACCTCGTGGATGAGCGCGACCCGCTGGCGCCTACTGTTCGAGAAGGCCCCCGAGTACGGCATGAGCGTCGTAGAGATTCCGACGTCGTCGCCCACCGTCGACGGCGGGCGACAAGCGCAGGCACGAGTTCGCGCGGCAGGCGTCAGCGCGGTCATCGCATACAACGACTTGATGGCCATCGGACTGCTGCGCGAGGCGGTCGGACAGGGGATCCGCGTTCCGGGAGACCTGAGCATCGTCGGCTTCGATGACATTTTCGGGTCGGACTTCACCTCTCCACCGCTGACGACCGTGCGCACCCCGTTGGACGTGATCGGACGGCTCGCCGTCGAGCGTGCGCTCGATCTCATCGACGACGTGGACGACGACAACGGTGCCGATGGTGCACCGCCGCTGACGACTGAGCTCATCGTCCGCGGCTCCACCGGACCGGCCGGTCGCTGA
- the uxaC gene encoding glucuronate isomerase gives MDHLDPDRLLPVDPATRDIARVLYERVADMPILSPHGHVPPGLLLEDAPFADPAELFITADHYVTRMLHAAGVDLSELGVGTAPAADPRAAWRILCGNWHLYYATASGYWLTHILGTLFGVTEEPSAANADDIYDRIARQLTSPQFRPRALFDRFDIEVLATTDDPMDDLAAHAALAADPAFGGRVLPTFRPDAYLDPTAPAFRSNIERLTSSIGVAIDDFAGYLRAIEQRRAHFIEHGAVSADHGVREPLTLDLDPVDASALYRRAVAGTLTAQEARAFTGHMLYQMARMSVADGLVMTVHAGVHRNHSRATFDRFGPDTGHDIPVPIDYTGNLQPLLEDFGLAKDFHLVLFGIDETIYSREVAPLAGFYPSVYIGAPWWFLDAPDAVQRFRAAVTETAGFYRGAGFIDDTRAFLSIPARHDMARRSDAAFLARLVREGRFTLRQAERVASDLVDAVPRKAFKL, from the coding sequence ATGGATCACCTCGACCCCGATCGGCTGCTGCCGGTCGATCCGGCCACACGCGACATCGCCCGCGTGCTCTACGAGCGGGTCGCCGACATGCCGATCCTCTCGCCGCACGGCCACGTGCCTCCAGGACTGCTGCTCGAGGACGCGCCGTTCGCCGATCCCGCCGAGCTGTTCATCACCGCCGATCACTACGTCACCCGGATGCTGCACGCCGCCGGCGTCGATCTCAGCGAACTCGGTGTCGGCACTGCCCCTGCCGCGGACCCCCGCGCCGCCTGGCGAATCCTGTGCGGCAATTGGCACCTCTACTATGCGACCGCGTCGGGCTACTGGCTCACGCACATCCTCGGTACGCTCTTCGGGGTGACCGAGGAGCCTTCGGCCGCCAACGCAGACGACATCTACGACCGGATCGCCCGGCAGTTGACGAGTCCGCAGTTCCGCCCCCGCGCACTGTTCGACCGCTTCGACATAGAGGTGCTCGCGACCACCGACGATCCGATGGACGATCTGGCGGCGCACGCCGCCCTGGCTGCCGACCCGGCGTTCGGCGGGCGCGTCCTGCCCACTTTCCGCCCGGACGCCTACCTGGACCCGACAGCACCGGCCTTCCGCAGCAACATCGAGCGGCTCACCTCCTCGATCGGTGTCGCCATCGACGACTTCGCCGGCTACCTCCGCGCGATCGAGCAGCGACGTGCCCATTTCATCGAGCACGGTGCGGTGTCGGCAGACCACGGGGTGCGTGAGCCGCTGACCCTCGACCTGGACCCGGTCGACGCATCCGCGCTCTATAGGCGTGCGGTCGCAGGGACGCTGACAGCGCAGGAAGCGCGAGCGTTCACAGGGCATATGCTCTACCAGATGGCGCGGATGAGCGTCGCGGACGGTCTCGTGATGACCGTGCATGCAGGGGTGCATCGCAACCATTCGCGTGCGACATTCGACCGCTTCGGTCCGGACACCGGCCACGACATCCCCGTCCCGATCGACTACACCGGAAACCTGCAGCCGCTGCTGGAGGACTTCGGGCTCGCCAAGGACTTTCACCTCGTGCTGTTCGGAATCGACGAGACGATCTACTCGCGTGAGGTTGCCCCGTTGGCGGGCTTCTACCCGAGCGTGTACATCGGGGCGCCGTGGTGGTTCCTCGACGCTCCGGATGCGGTGCAGCGCTTCCGCGCGGCGGTGACGGAGACGGCAGGCTTCTACCGCGGCGCCGGATTCATCGACGACACCCGGGCGTTCCTGTCGATCCCCGCACGGCACGACATGGCGCGTCGAAGCGACGCAGCCTTCCTCGCGCGTCTCGTCCGCGAGGGACGGTTCACCCTGCGGCAGGCCGAGCGGGTGGCATCCGACCTCGTCGACGCCGTCCCTCGGAAGGCGTTCAAGCTGTGA
- a CDS encoding mannitol dehydrogenase family protein, translating into MPATEAAVKLTRAALQTRTGERAPAAPVRIVHIGLGAFARAHQAWYTTQVDDENAWGIAAFTGRSAAIADELAPQDGLFTLVERSADGDRTTLVRSIVEVVDGADVGRLMQLLAAPTTAVITMTVTESGYRLRSDGTPDTADPLVVADIAALRAVLNGAAADADAPPLTTALGRLVRALEARRQADAGPIAVVPCDNMPGNGAYVRRGVIALARGALPELGEWISQHVSFVSTSVDRITPRTTPDDVAAVATLTGWADSSPVVTEPFTDWVLSGRFPAGRPDWERAGARFVPDVEPYERRKLWLLNGAHSLLAYTGLLRGHRTVADAIGDDESRAEVERLWDEAVRHLPADLGLNRYRTALLKRFENARIEHHLAQIAPEALTKLRVRIAPVARAERAAGRAASATATPIAAWIALVLRRFELIDAQCDAITAASAAADPLRALLALVDEGLAADAVYLQAVRDVIPRLA; encoded by the coding sequence ATGCCGGCGACCGAGGCCGCCGTGAAGCTCACTCGCGCGGCGTTGCAGACGCGCACCGGCGAGCGCGCCCCCGCAGCCCCGGTGCGCATCGTGCACATCGGCCTCGGTGCGTTCGCCCGCGCCCATCAGGCCTGGTACACGACCCAGGTGGACGACGAGAACGCGTGGGGAATCGCGGCGTTCACTGGTCGCAGTGCGGCGATCGCCGACGAGCTCGCTCCGCAGGATGGCCTGTTCACGCTGGTGGAACGCTCGGCCGATGGCGACCGGACCACTCTCGTGAGGAGCATCGTCGAGGTCGTGGACGGCGCCGACGTCGGTCGCCTCATGCAGCTGCTCGCCGCTCCCACGACCGCGGTCATCACGATGACCGTCACCGAGTCCGGCTACCGGCTGCGCAGCGACGGTACGCCAGACACGGCCGACCCCCTCGTCGTCGCCGACATCGCGGCGCTGCGCGCCGTGCTGAACGGTGCGGCGGCGGACGCGGATGCGCCGCCGCTGACCACCGCACTGGGGCGACTCGTGCGCGCACTCGAGGCACGGCGGCAGGCAGATGCCGGTCCGATCGCGGTCGTGCCGTGCGACAACATGCCCGGCAACGGCGCATATGTGCGGCGCGGCGTCATCGCGCTCGCTCGGGGCGCTCTGCCCGAGTTGGGGGAGTGGATTTCACAGCACGTCTCATTCGTCTCGACGTCGGTCGATCGCATCACGCCGCGTACGACCCCGGACGACGTGGCCGCCGTCGCGACACTGACCGGGTGGGCGGACTCCTCGCCCGTCGTTACGGAGCCTTTCACCGACTGGGTGCTCAGCGGTCGGTTCCCCGCCGGCCGCCCGGACTGGGAGCGTGCCGGCGCACGCTTCGTGCCGGACGTCGAGCCATATGAGCGTAGAAAGCTGTGGCTGCTCAACGGTGCCCACTCGCTGCTCGCTTATACGGGGCTGCTCCGTGGCCACCGCACCGTGGCCGATGCGATCGGCGACGACGAGTCCCGTGCCGAGGTGGAGCGGCTGTGGGACGAGGCTGTGCGACACCTGCCGGCCGACCTCGGGCTGAACCGGTATCGGACGGCGCTGCTGAAGCGCTTCGAGAACGCGCGGATCGAGCACCACCTCGCGCAGATCGCTCCCGAGGCGCTCACGAAGCTGCGCGTGCGCATCGCTCCCGTCGCGCGGGCCGAGCGGGCAGCCGGCCGTGCCGCATCGGCCACGGCAACGCCGATCGCGGCGTGGATAGCGCTCGTCCTCCGCCGGTTCGAGCTCATCGACGCGCAGTGCGACGCGATCACCGCGGCCAGCGCGGCAGCCGACCCGCTGCGGGCGCTGCTCGCCCTCGTCGACGAGGGCCTGGCAGCCGATGCCGTCTACCTGCAGGCGGTGCGCGATGTCATCCCCCGACTCGCTTGA
- the uidA gene encoding beta-glucuronidase, which produces MLKPRSTATRELVRLDGLWRFALDTAAGDAPWTGVLAGTREAPVPASYNDLFVDAAVRDHVGWVWYQRQVRVPRGWNGERVFVRVDAATHEGRVYVGDDLVAEHIGGYTPFEADITDKVVPGEEVRLTIGVSNVLTNVTIPPGNVTVDADGRKKQTYLHDFYNYAGLARSVWLYSAPAARIDDITIVTDVDGTDGLVRYDVATTDVDGASEVRVRIADAEGVAVGEATGADGTVRIADVALWQPGAAYLYELVAEIVRDGAVLDSYPLAIGVRTVEVRGNQFLINGKPFYFTGFGKHEDTAVRGKGHDDAYLVHDFELMNWIGANSFRTSHYPYAEEVLDYADRHGIVVIDETAAVGLNYSIIGGFLGGPVVPTFGPDSVNEQTQAAHAQALRELVARDKNHPSVVMWSIANEPDSGTDGAREYFEPLATLTRELDPTRPITFVNVMLATFQQDRIADLFDVLCLNRYYGWYLDNADLASAEKHLEGELRGWEAKFGKPIIMTEYGADTVAGLHSVFDQPWTEEYQTSYLEMNHRVFDRIESFVGEHVWNFADFQTAPGIIRVDGNKKGVFTRDRRPKAAAHALRARWTNLGR; this is translated from the coding sequence ATGCTGAAGCCCCGATCCACAGCCACCCGCGAACTCGTCCGCCTGGATGGGCTGTGGCGGTTCGCCCTCGACACGGCGGCGGGAGACGCGCCCTGGACAGGCGTGCTCGCCGGTACCCGCGAGGCACCCGTGCCGGCCAGCTACAACGACCTCTTCGTCGACGCCGCCGTGCGCGACCACGTCGGCTGGGTGTGGTATCAGCGTCAGGTGCGCGTGCCTCGGGGCTGGAACGGGGAGCGCGTCTTCGTGCGCGTGGACGCCGCGACGCACGAGGGGCGCGTGTACGTGGGCGACGACCTCGTCGCCGAGCACATTGGGGGATACACGCCGTTCGAAGCCGACATCACTGACAAAGTGGTCCCCGGCGAAGAGGTGCGGTTGACCATCGGGGTCAGCAATGTGCTCACCAACGTCACCATCCCGCCGGGCAACGTCACCGTCGATGCCGACGGTCGCAAGAAGCAGACCTACCTCCACGATTTCTACAACTACGCCGGCCTCGCGCGTTCGGTGTGGCTGTACAGCGCCCCCGCGGCCCGGATCGATGACATCACGATCGTCACCGATGTCGACGGCACAGATGGTCTCGTCCGGTACGACGTGGCCACCACCGATGTCGACGGCGCGTCCGAGGTCCGCGTTCGCATCGCGGACGCCGAGGGCGTGGCGGTCGGCGAGGCCACCGGCGCCGACGGCACCGTCCGCATCGCCGACGTCGCTCTTTGGCAGCCCGGGGCCGCGTACCTCTATGAGCTCGTCGCCGAGATCGTGAGGGACGGCGCGGTGCTGGACAGCTACCCCCTCGCGATCGGGGTGCGAACGGTCGAGGTGCGCGGCAATCAGTTCCTCATCAACGGGAAGCCGTTCTACTTCACCGGGTTCGGCAAGCACGAAGACACGGCGGTGCGCGGCAAGGGTCACGACGACGCCTACCTCGTCCACGACTTCGAGCTGATGAACTGGATCGGCGCGAACTCCTTCCGCACCTCGCACTACCCGTACGCCGAAGAGGTGCTCGACTACGCCGATCGCCACGGCATCGTCGTGATCGACGAGACCGCGGCGGTCGGCCTGAACTACTCGATCATCGGAGGATTCCTCGGCGGCCCCGTCGTGCCGACCTTCGGCCCCGACAGTGTCAACGAGCAGACCCAGGCGGCGCACGCCCAGGCGCTGCGCGAGCTCGTCGCCCGCGACAAGAACCACCCCAGCGTCGTGATGTGGTCGATCGCCAACGAGCCGGACTCCGGAACCGACGGCGCCCGCGAGTACTTCGAGCCGCTGGCGACCCTGACCCGTGAGCTCGACCCGACCCGTCCGATCACCTTCGTCAACGTGATGCTCGCGACGTTCCAGCAGGATCGCATCGCCGACCTGTTCGACGTGCTGTGCCTGAACCGCTACTACGGCTGGTACCTCGACAACGCTGACCTCGCCAGTGCCGAGAAGCACCTCGAGGGAGAACTGCGTGGGTGGGAGGCGAAGTTCGGCAAGCCGATCATCATGACCGAGTACGGCGCCGACACCGTCGCGGGTCTGCACTCCGTGTTCGACCAGCCGTGGACCGAGGAGTACCAGACCTCGTACCTGGAGATGAACCATCGCGTGTTCGACCGGATCGAGTCGTTCGTCGGCGAGCACGTGTGGAACTTCGCAGACTTCCAGACGGCGCCGGGAATCATTCGCGTCGACGGCAACAAGAAGGGTGTGTTCACCCGCGATCGCCGCCCCAAGGCGGCAGCGCACGCACTGCGCGCACGCTGGACCAACCTCGGCCGCTGA
- the manD gene encoding D-mannonate dehydratase ManD has product MIIDKAEVIVTSPGRNFVTLRLTTDEGHVGVGDATLNGRELAVVAYLREHVVPLLIGSDASRIEDTWQFLYRGAYWRRGPVTMAAIAAVDMALWDIKGKAAGMPVYQLLGGASRNGLMAYGHASGKELPELFDSIRAHQEQGYKAIRVQTGVPTLKAIYGIAAQGADVGDATVRYDHEPARRGAKPVEEDWDTRAYLNHLPGVFEAVRGEFGPDIPLLHDGHHRMTPIQAARLGKDLEPYDLFWLEDCTPAENQEALRLVRQHTTTPLAIGEIFNTVWDFKDIVRDQLIDYVRGAVTHMGGISPLKKTLDYAAMYQIKSGMHGPTDISPVGMAAAMHLGLSIHNFGIQEYMQHSEKTNAVFQQSFTWTDGSLHPGNEPGLGVTLDVDEAGKYPYEQAYLPYNRLLDGTVHDW; this is encoded by the coding sequence ATGATCATCGACAAAGCCGAAGTCATCGTCACCAGCCCGGGGCGCAACTTCGTCACGTTGCGGCTGACCACCGACGAGGGACACGTGGGCGTCGGCGATGCGACGCTGAACGGGCGTGAGCTGGCCGTTGTCGCGTATCTGCGTGAGCATGTGGTGCCGCTGCTGATCGGCAGCGACGCGAGCCGCATCGAGGACACCTGGCAGTTCCTCTATCGGGGGGCGTACTGGCGCCGCGGGCCGGTGACCATGGCGGCCATCGCCGCGGTGGACATGGCGCTGTGGGACATCAAGGGCAAGGCGGCGGGGATGCCGGTGTACCAGCTGCTGGGCGGCGCATCGCGCAACGGGCTCATGGCCTACGGGCACGCGTCGGGCAAGGAGCTGCCGGAGCTGTTCGACTCGATCCGCGCGCATCAGGAGCAGGGGTACAAGGCGATCCGGGTGCAGACGGGGGTGCCGACGCTGAAGGCGATCTACGGCATCGCCGCGCAGGGCGCCGACGTCGGCGACGCGACCGTCCGATACGACCACGAGCCGGCCCGCCGCGGCGCGAAGCCGGTCGAGGAGGACTGGGACACCCGCGCCTACCTGAACCACCTCCCCGGCGTGTTCGAGGCGGTCCGAGGCGAATTCGGTCCGGACATCCCGCTGCTGCACGACGGCCACCACCGCATGACACCGATCCAGGCGGCGCGTCTGGGCAAGGATCTCGAGCCGTACGACCTGTTCTGGCTGGAGGACTGCACGCCGGCCGAGAACCAGGAGGCGCTGCGCCTGGTGCGTCAGCACACCACCACACCGCTGGCGATCGGCGAGATCTTCAACACCGTCTGGGACTTCAAAGACATCGTGCGCGACCAGCTCATCGACTATGTGCGCGGCGCCGTGACCCACATGGGCGGCATCTCACCGCTGAAGAAGACCCTCGACTACGCGGCGATGTACCAGATCAAGTCGGGCATGCACGGGCCGACCGACATCTCGCCGGTCGGCATGGCCGCCGCGATGCACCTGGGCCTGTCGATCCACAACTTCGGCATCCAGGAGTACATGCAGCACTCCGAGAAGACGAACGCGGTCTTCCAGCAGTCGTTCACCTGGACCGACGGGTCCCTGCACCCCGGGAACGAGCCGGGCCTGGGCGTGACGCTCGACGTCGACGAGGCGGGAAAGTACCCGTACGAGCAGGCCTACCTGCCCTACAACCGTCTGCTCGACGGAACAGTGCACGACTGGTGA
- a CDS encoding gluconokinase — protein MGPSGSGKSLVGAAVAARLRAHFVDGDDLHPPANVAKMRAGMPLDDTDRAPWLDAVGSALARDAQIVVACSALRRTYRDRIRATAPDVVFVELVVAQAELRERMSRRDHFMPPALLDSQLATLEPLTGDERGVRVANDADLESVVSRTIAALDSQSLR, from the coding sequence ATGGGACCGAGCGGATCGGGCAAGTCGCTCGTCGGCGCGGCTGTGGCAGCCCGGCTGCGGGCACATTTCGTCGACGGGGACGACCTGCATCCGCCGGCGAACGTGGCGAAGATGCGCGCGGGCATGCCGCTGGATGACACCGACCGCGCGCCGTGGCTCGACGCGGTCGGCTCGGCGCTCGCGCGGGACGCACAAATCGTGGTGGCCTGCTCAGCGCTGCGGCGCACCTACCGCGACCGGATCCGAGCGACTGCGCCGGATGTCGTGTTCGTCGAGCTCGTGGTCGCGCAGGCAGAGCTGCGTGAGCGGATGTCGCGCCGCGACCACTTCATGCCGCCTGCCCTGCTGGACTCGCAGCTGGCGACGCTCGAACCGCTCACCGGCGATGAGCGCGGCGTGCGGGTGGCCAACGACGCGGATCTCGAGTCCGTGGTCTCGCGGACGATCGCCGCGCTGGACTCTCAGTCCTTGCGGTAG
- a CDS encoding 50S ribosomal protein L25/general stress protein Ctc — MSTETDTTVQAELRENFGKGFARRLRAAGKIPAVVYGHGTEPVHVALPGHQISLLIRRANVVLELVLDGKTQLTLIKDVQKDPVHQIIEHIDLLVVKKGEKVHVDVPITVVGESFAGTIVNFDNTTVSLEVEATHIPEHVEVDVEGLEEGVQILAGDLKLPKGSALLTDAETLIVAIAVPAAPTTDDAAAEAAEGAEEAAAAEPAAEEAAE; from the coding sequence ATGTCGACCGAGACCGACACCACGGTCCAGGCCGAGCTGCGCGAGAACTTCGGCAAGGGCTTCGCCCGCCGTCTGCGCGCCGCCGGCAAGATCCCCGCCGTTGTCTACGGCCACGGCACCGAGCCCGTCCACGTCGCCCTGCCGGGCCACCAGATCTCGCTGCTCATCCGCCGCGCGAACGTGGTGCTCGAGCTCGTGCTCGACGGCAAGACGCAGCTCACGCTGATCAAGGACGTGCAGAAGGACCCGGTGCACCAGATCATCGAGCACATCGACCTGCTCGTCGTGAAGAAGGGCGAGAAGGTCCACGTCGACGTTCCGATCACCGTCGTGGGCGAGTCGTTCGCCGGCACCATCGTCAACTTCGACAACACCACCGTGTCGCTCGAGGTCGAGGCCACCCACATCCCCGAGCACGTCGAGGTCGACGTCGAAGGACTCGAAGAGGGCGTCCAGATCCTCGCGGGCGACCTGAAGCTCCCCAAGGGCTCGGCGCTGCTCACCGATGCCGAGACGCTCATCGTCGCCATCGCGGTGCCCGCAGCGCCGACCACCGACGATGCGGCTGCCGAGGCCGCGGAAGGGGCCGAAGAGGCCGCCGCCGCAGAGCCGGCCGCCGAAGAGGCCGCCGAGTAA
- the pth gene encoding aminoacyl-tRNA hydrolase, translated as MAETWLVVGLGNPGPRYEATRHNIGQMVIDELAARRGETLRAHKANARVAETWLRPGGAKLVLAKPNSFMNVSGGPVSALARFYAVPPERVVLIHDDLDIPFDSVKLKTGGGHGGHNGVRDVAKALDSPQFARVRVGIGRPAGRQDAADWVLDPFGATERKGLPNLISDAADAVEQLVDEGLLAAQQKHHAPRE; from the coding sequence GTGGCTGAGACCTGGCTGGTCGTGGGGCTCGGAAACCCCGGACCCCGCTACGAGGCGACCCGTCACAACATCGGGCAGATGGTGATCGACGAGCTCGCCGCACGCCGCGGGGAGACGCTGCGCGCCCACAAGGCGAACGCCCGGGTCGCCGAGACGTGGCTGCGCCCCGGCGGGGCGAAGCTCGTGCTCGCCAAGCCCAACTCGTTCATGAACGTGTCCGGCGGACCGGTGTCGGCCCTCGCGCGCTTCTACGCCGTCCCGCCCGAGCGCGTCGTGCTCATCCACGACGACCTCGACATCCCGTTCGACTCCGTCAAGCTCAAAACCGGCGGCGGCCACGGCGGCCACAACGGCGTGCGCGACGTCGCCAAGGCGCTGGACAGCCCGCAGTTCGCGCGGGTCCGGGTCGGCATCGGGCGACCCGCCGGCCGGCAGGACGCCGCCGATTGGGTGCTCGACCCGTTCGGCGCGACCGAGCGCAAAGGCCTGCCGAACCTGATCTCGGACGCGGCAGACGCCGTCGAGCAGCTCGTGGACGAGGGCTTGCTCGCCGCGCAGCAGAAGCACCACGCGCCGCGGGAGTGA